The region CCTATGAAGGGGATGTAATCGCTATGCGCAACACGGGCATTAACCGCACCATTACCGTGCGTCGTGTCTTCCAAGGGGTGGGCGTTGAGCGAGTCTTTTTGCTGCATTCGCCACGAATTGATAGTATAAAAGTAATTCAGCGGGGTAAAGTCCGTCGGGCCAAGCTCTACTACCTGCGCGATCGTATGGGTAAAGCTTCGCGGATCAAGCCACGGTTTGATCGCCCCCTGTAAACAGGCTTGCGTCCTTAGTTCAGTTGGTAGAACGTCGGTCTCCAAAACCGGATGTCGGGGGTTCGAGTCCTCCAGGGCGCGTTAGGACAGGCAGCTACAGTCAAGGCTACACCTTTTCTCTATCTCGATTGTTGGCTGCTCAAACAAACTAGCGGATTGGTAAAGTAACTGCTATTGCGCCATCGGTCCCTCAAATTGCAGGGCTGTTTTTGCCAGTTCCAATAATTGCAGTTCTGGGGGATAGTGCCTTTCTTGTTTGAGGCGTTGAATATCCTGTTTCCCCAATTGCCAGTGCAACCGTTTGGCCAAAGCCACTAGAATATCACCGCGATCAATCACTCCCGCTACGGCATCTGCAGGGGTTAAAACAGTAATAAAGCGTTGTTGTTGTTCCTCTAGGGTGCAAATCGTCTTGGCGAGGGAGTCTGATTCTTTGACGGTGGCGATCGCCCGCAAGGGTACGGCTAATTCTGCAACTGGCGTTACTTCCCAACGGCTGCGCTCCACATGGTTCAGGGCTTGGGAATCTAAATAGCCGCAATAGCGGCCATCGGTGGCGACAAAATAGCCTGTGGGCTGGCGATCGCTCAGTAGGAGATAGCGATCGGCAAACTCCCGCAGCGACACAGTTCCCTCAATCACTCGAAAATCCCGTGTCATGGCCTCCGCCGCCGTCAGGGTCACCAATGCTTCTTGGAGTTGGCTGAGGCGATTGTAGAGGGTGGCATTTTGCAGGGCAAACCACCCCAACAGACCCAACCACAGGCCATTGCCACTGCCAAGGAGTGTTACAAATAGCCCAAAACTAATGGCCAACCAGCCCAACAATTGTCCCGATCGCGCTGCCCAGCGCATCCCCTGAAAGCGATTGCCTGTGAATTTCCAAACGGCTGCTTTGAGCACTTGGCCACCATCGAGGGGAAGTCCAGGTAAAAGGTTAAAAACCCCTAAGACAAAGTTGATATTCGCTAGATAGAGCAACAGTTCATGGAGGGGATAATCCCCCGGCAGTAGGACGGCTACCCCCTGCAACAGGACAAAAAGGGCAAAACTCACCAAAGGCCCCGCGATCGCCACCTGAAAGGCTTGACCAGGGGTATTGGATTCCCGTTCAATGGCTGCCACACCACCAAAGAGAAAGAGGGTAATTGAGCGTACTGTAATTCCTTGGGAGCGCG is a window of Thermosynechococcus vestitus BP-1 DNA encoding:
- the rplS gene encoding 50S ribosomal protein L19 gives rise to the protein MNAQDIIRSIEAEQMKTDLPVIYVGDRVRVGVKIKEGDKERVQPYEGDVIAMRNTGINRTITVRRVFQGVGVERVFLLHSPRIDSIKVIQRGKVRRAKLYYLRDRMGKASRIKPRFDRPL
- a CDS encoding site-2 protease family protein translates to MGQGWQVGRVFGIPLYIDRSWFLVILLFTFLNGSDWQDTYPQWRALVWPMGFGVSLLLFASVLLHELGHSLVARSQGITVRSITLFLFGGVAAIERESNTPGQAFQVAIAGPLVSFALFVLLQGVAVLLPGDYPLHELLLYLANINFVLGVFNLLPGLPLDGGQVLKAAVWKFTGNRFQGMRWAARSGQLLGWLAISFGLFVTLLGSGNGLWLGLLGWFALQNATLYNRLSQLQEALVTLTAAEAMTRDFRVIEGTVSLREFADRYLLLSDRQPTGYFVATDGRYCGYLDSQALNHVERSRWEVTPVAELAVPLRAIATVKESDSLAKTICTLEEQQQRFITVLTPADAVAGVIDRGDILVALAKRLHWQLGKQDIQRLKQERHYPPELQLLELAKTALQFEGPMAQ